A part of Arachis hypogaea cultivar Tifrunner chromosome 12, arahy.Tifrunner.gnm2.J5K5, whole genome shotgun sequence genomic DNA contains:
- the LOC112727601 gene encoding geranylgeranyl pyrophosphate synthase, chloroplastic, with the protein MSSVNLNTSFLFHQGSRSRSPTFHLFHTLTKLPISSITTKKPQKGNRFFPFPSFSVSAVLTKEDVLKGKDENKDSEKPAFNFKSYMVSRATTVNQALNDAVSLREPQKIHEAMRYSLLAGGKRVRPVLCLAACELVGGSEAMAMPAACAIEMIHTMSLIHDDLPCMDNDDLRRGMPTNHKVFGEDVAVLAGDALLAFAFEHMAVDTAKAGVPPARIVRALGELSKAIGAEGLVAGQVVDIASEGIADVGLEKLEFIHVHKTAALLEGAVVLGAILGGGSDDEVERLRKFARCIGLLFQVVDDILDVTKSSEELGKTAGKDLVADKVTYPKLLGLEKSREFADELNKDAQAQLAAFDPDKAAPLVSLANYIAYRQN; encoded by the coding sequence ATGAGTTCCGTGAACCTCAACACAAGTTTCCTGTTCCACCAAGGCAGCAGATCCAGATCCCCAACTTTTCATCTGTTCCACACACTCACAAAACTCCCCATTTCTTCAATTACCACAAAGAAGCCACAAAAAGGGAATCGATTTTTTCCTTTTCCTTCGTTCTCGGTCTCCGCGGTGCTTACCAAAGAAGATGTCCTCAAGggcaaagatgaaaataaagACAGCGAGAAACCCGCTTTCAATTTCAAGTCCTATATGGTCAGTAGAGCCACCACTGTGAACCAGGCGTTAAACGACGCCGTTTCACTCCGCGAGCCACAGAAGATTCACGAGGCCATGCGTTACTCCCTCCTCGCCGGCGGTAAGCGCGTCCGTCCGGTTCTCTGCCTCGCCGCTTGCGAGCTCGTCGGCGGGAGCGAGGCGATGGCGATGCCGGCGGCGTGCGCCATCGAGATGATCCACACCATGTCCCTCATCCACGACGACCTCCCCTGCATGGACAACGACGACCTCCGCCGTGGAATGCCGACGAACCACAAGGTATTCGGCGAGGACGTTGCGGTCCTCGCCGGCGATGCGCTCCTCGCCTTCGCCTTCGAGCATATGGCTGTGGATACGGCAAAGGCAGGCGTGCCGCCGGCGAGAATCGTCAGGGCCCTCGGGGAGCTCTCGAAGGCGATCGGAGCCGAGGGCCTCGTGGCCGGTCAGGTGGTGGACATCGCCTCGGAAGGCATCGCCGATGTCGGTTTAGAGAAGCTGGAATTCATTCACGTCCACAAGACGGCGGCCTTGCTTGAAGGCGCGGTTGTTCTTGGAGCAATTCTTGGCGGCGGTTCTGATGATGAGGTAGAGAGGCTGAGAAAGTTCGCCAGGTGTATAGGGCTTTTGTTTCAGGTCGTTGATGATATTCTTGATGTTACAAAGTCCTCAGAGGAGCTTGGAAAGACTGCAGGGAAGGATTTGGTCGCTGATAAGGTCACATACCCTAAATTATTGGGCCTGGAAAAATCTAGAGAGTTCGCCGACGAGTTGAATAAGGATGCTCAGGCTCAACTTGCTGCCTTTGATCCTGATAAGGCTGCTCCTTTGGTTTCTTTGGCTAATTACATTGCTTACAGGCAAAACTAG